In Anopheles gambiae chromosome 2, idAnoGambNW_F1_1, whole genome shotgun sequence, a single window of DNA contains:
- the LOC1281912 gene encoding solute carrier family 7 member 14: MKFSLPMPGGGTGLALFSKLIRTKDLHKLQEEDPNSTKPKLTKCLTTLDLTSLGVGSCCGTGMYLVAGMVARNIAGPGVVLSFFIAAVASIFSGACYAEFGVRVPHTSGSAYMYSYVSVGEFVAFVIGWNMILEYLIGTSACACALSASFDSLSGGFIGRSIAASVGTIFGRPPDFIAFGITLVMTFILALGASKSVLFNNVLNTVNLASWVFILTAGLFYVDTNTWTEHEGFLPFGWSGVFTGAATCFYAFIGFDIIATTGEEAHNPQKSIPKAIVGSLVIVLIVYVTSSFILTLVVPYDHIDSGSALVQMWTYVGAPKCRALVAIGATAGLSVAMFGSMFPMPRVIYAMAQDGLVFRQLSQLWAKTGVPGIATIGSGIAASLVALTVQLEVLVEMMSIGTLLAYTLVSTCVLILRYQPHSTSLVDLLPAQLRTPQPPSTPDPSTQQSVKANVMIKKITRGSPDSDDSYDEDSPDGYMGRDDQFLVTDRTENKFYGAVHGGSQGNTDTCPIWICDYIVGRIQRYSYLCPGFFPWIRPGPATPETGMFVTKLVGLMYVCIFLLDLFMAIGLTGAFYSLAYTVLVLSIIWILLVISRQPQNRYALSFLTPGLPFIPTIAITVNIYLIFKLSILTLVRFTVWMTLGLIMYFYYGITHSSLENPSEEFELTVDNNGSAAQNLQINVPSTTTTAKPSKRQRTEPTAVWDRHGYENRMATNDDGEYQWSGANQQQNNTHPYSWNTNDAWGDRTIYDRPPQSANIFQPPPATTTSEAKKDGFGMFYNESASYPTWDD, translated from the exons ATGAAGTTTTCCCTCCCGATGCCCGGCGGCGGTACCGGGCTGGCCCTCTTCTCCAAGCTCATCCGCACGAAAGATCTGCACAAGCTGCAGGAAGAGGACCCGAACAGTACAAAGCCCAAGCTAACC AAATGTCTCACCACACTCGACCTTACCTCGCTGGGTGTGGGCTCCTGTTGCGGCACGGGCATGTACCTGGTGGCCGGAATGGTGGCGCGAAACATCGCCGGACCGGGCGTAGTGCTTAGTTTTTTCATCGCAGCCGTAGCTAGTATATTTTCCG GCGCCTGCTATGCTGAGTTCGGTGTACGAGTGCCACACACGTCCGGATCCGCGTACATGTATTCTTATGTTTCCGTGGGGGAGTTTGTAGCGTTTGTCATAGGATGGAATATGATATTAGAATATTTAATcg GTACGAGCGCGTGTGCCTGCGCCCTTAGCGCAAGCTTCGATTCACTGTCGGGCGGCTTCATAGGCAGAAGCATAGCGGCCTCCGTGGGGACCATATTCG GGCGGCCACCGGATTTCATCGCGTTCGGCATTACGCTCGTGATGACGTTCATCCTGGCGCTCGGCGCTAGCAAGTCGGTGCTCTTCAACAACGTCCTCAACACCGTGAACCTTGCATCGTGGGTATTTATTCTAACCGCAGGCTTGTTTTACGTCGACACCAACACCTGGACCGAGCACGAGGGCTTCCTGCCGTTTGGCTGGAGCGGG GTATTTACGGGGGCGGCCACCTGCTTCTACGCCTTCATCGGGTTCGACATCATAGCAACGACCGGCGAGGAGGCGCACAATCCCCAGAAAAGCATCCCGAAAGCAATCGTGGGCTCATTGGTTATCGTCCTCATAGTGTACGTTACCAGCAGCTTCATCCTGACACTAGTTG TTCCTTACGATCACATCGACTCGGGCTCGGCGTTAGTGCAGATGTGGACCTACGTGGGGGCGCCCAAATGCCGAGCATTGGTAGCAATCGGTGCCACGGCCGGGCTGAGTGTGGCGATGTTCGGTTCCATGTTTCCCATGCCCCGCGTCATCTACGCCATGGCCCAGGACGGACTGGTGTTCCGTCAGCTTTCACAGCTGTGGGCCAAAACGGGTGTGCCCGGAATTGCTACGATCGGCAGTGGTATAGCCGCCTCCCTGGTGGCGCTTACCGTGCAGCTCGAGGTTCTCGTTGAGATGATGTCGATCGGTACGCTGCTCGCTTACACGCTCGTATCGACCTGTGTGCTGATCCTGCGCTACCAGCCCCACAGTACCTCGCTGGTCGATCTACTGCCTGCGCAGCTTCGTACACCGCAGCCGCCAAGCACCCCGGATCCTAGCACACAGCAAAGCGTCAAGGCTAATGTGATGATAAAAAAGATCACCCGTGGATCGCCAGACTCCGACGATAGCTATGACGAGGATAGTCCGGACGGCTACATGGGCCGTGACGATCAGTTCCTGGTGACCGACCGCACGGAGAACAAGTTTTACG GTGCAGTACACGGGGGTTCGCAAGGAAACACGGACACTTGTCCGATATGGATATGCGATTACATTGTAGGTCGAATTCAGCGCTACTCTTACTTATGTCCAGGATTTTTCCCCTGGATAAGACCCGGCCCGGCAACGCCCGAAACAG GAATGTTCGTAACAAAGCTGGTCGGACTGATGTATGTGTGCATATTCCTGCTGGATCTCTTCATGGCCATCGGGCTGACGGGAGCGTTCTACTCCTTAGCGTACACTGTCCTGGTGTTAAGTATAATTTGGATTCTGCTTGTCATTTCACGACAGCCCCAGAACCG aTATGCACTATCGTTCCTCACTCCTGGACTTCCATTCATTCCAACGATCGCCATTACGGTAAACATCTACCTAATATTCAAGCTCAGCATTCTCACCCTGGTACGGTTTACCGTCTGGATGACGCTGGGGTTGATCATGTACTTCTACTACGGCATCACGCATAGCTCGCTCGAGAATCCGAGCGAGGAGTTTGAGCTGACCGTCGACAACAACGGTTCGGCGGCACAGAATCTCCAAATAAATGTtccttccaccaccaccaccgctaaGCCAAGCAAACGCCAACGCACCGAACCGACCGCCGTCTGGGACCGGCACGGTTACGAGAACCGCATGGCCACAAACGATGACGGTGAGTACCAGTGGTCCGGGGCGAACCAGCAGCAGAACAACACGCACCCGTACAGTTGGAACACCAACGATGCTTGGGGCGATCGAACGATCTACGATCGTCCGCCACAGTCAGCCAACATTTTCCAGCCGCCGCCTGCAACGACGACGTCCGAGGCGAAAAAGGATGGTTTTGGCATGTTCTACAACGAGTCCGCCAGCTATCCGACCTGGGACGACTAA